The segment GAAGCCAGCAAAAGTTGAAGCATTTAAAGCTATCGATCACGATGCTGAGCTAGACATCCTCGCATCAGACATTGATGCGAGGGCCATAGAACTCGCTCAGGAAAATGCAATTGAAGCTGGGGTGGCTGATTGTATAACCTTTAGCTGTGCCCCGGTATCTCAAGTGAAGATTAAGGATAAATACGGAGTGATGATTACCAATCCCCCTTATGGGGAAAGAATTGGTAATAAATCTGAATTAGCAGACGTGTACCTAACCTTAAAAAACTTATTTAAAAATCAAGAAACCTGGTCATTGTATGTCATTACTGCCGATGAGCGCTTTGAACAGATTTACGGTAAGGCGGATAGGCGGCGAAAGCTATTTAACGGGCGCATCAAAGTAGATTATTATCAGTATTATGGTGAGCGGCCGCCAAAAAAAACGGTATAAAAAAGGACCTGCTTTAAGTAGCGGGTCCTTTAGCTCGTGCAGGGGGTTGTTAGGATTTGCTTCAGTCTGTGAATGCAGGAATATGATGGCAGGGGCAGAAATTAGGTATTTGAGAGCTAGAAAACTTAAAGGGACTGATTAAAGTGTTAGATTACCATGTACATACGAATTTTTCATCGGACGCAAAAATGTCTATGAAAGAAGCCTGTCAAGCAGGTCTAAACAAAGGCGTAACAGAGATTGCCTTTACTGAGCACTTGGATGTTATTTATCCTGACAGTAACCTTGACTGGGACTTTGATATTCAAAAGTATAGCCAGACGATACAGCATATGAGCCAAGCTTATCCTGCCTTAAAGATAGTTAAAGGGGTTGAAGTAGGGCTGCATCCTTCCGGCTTGGAAAAGAGTAAGGACTTTACTGACCGGGGCGAATTTGATTTTATTATTGGGTCGATCCATGTGGTAGGAGATAAAGATATGCATGAAGGGGAGTTTTTCCGGAATAAGTCAGTCAATGAAGCATTGGAAGAATATTTTCTCACAGTCAACAGCTTAGTTAAAGCCTACCCCTATTTTAATGTCCTCGGCCATTTGGATTTGGTTAAAAGATATCTAAAGTTTCTTGACTGTAAATGTGGGGATATAAATTGGCACAATTATTATGACATCGTAGAAGATACATTAAAGGAGCTTATTTATTCCGGCCGCGGAATAGAGTTAAATATGTCAGGTTACCGATACGGCATCAATACCAGCCACCCTGATTTTAACACTCTGAAATTGTACCGAGAATTGGGTGGCGAAATAATCACTATCGGGTCTGATGCTCATAAACCTATGGATATTGGCTATAAAAACATTCAAGCAGTGGAGCTTTTACAAGGTGCTAAGTTTAAATACCTGGCCGGTTTTTCCAAACAAATCCCCCAATTTTATAAAATAGGCAGCTAACCGCTTGACAGGCGCAGCGAAAAAAGGTAATATTATTTACGTAAATAATTACCCTGAGGGGGTATAAATCTAAGGAGTGGGGGGTTACCATGAAGGCGTACATTGATCAGCAGCGGTGCGACCGCGCCCCTAGCTGTGTTGTCAAGCGGGCCTGTCCTACCGGGGCTATTGTCCAAGAAAAGGGACGTTTGTTTGCCGGGGGAAAAGTTAGTGTCGATGAGGATGCTTGTGAAGGTTGTGCTATTTGCACGCGGTATTGTCCGCACGGTGCGATAAAAATGAAGCAGTAATCTTATAATTTTAGCCATCCAACTCCGTTTTGGGGTTGGATTTTTTTGTGTTTTTTTAGGCGGTTGATTTAAAGACAATAATTTGGGAAAAGTAATGATAGATTTTCAAAAGGAGTGATATGATGGCCAAAAGTAAATTTTCCACGGACAATGTAAGTGTCCATCCTTCGGTTCAGGAAATGTACCAACATCTAAAAGCGGATAATATGTCAAACACCTTTGACCGCTTTCCTGCACAGGAAAAAATCCGTTGTAATTTTTGCTCCGCAGGACTGAGTTGCCAATTGTGTACTAATGGGCCATGTCGAATATCCGACAAGACAGGAGCGGTGTTAGGAGTTTGCGGCATTGACCGCAATGCCATGGCCATGCGGGATATGCTGCTAAGAAATGTCATGGGGACTGCTACTTATTCTTACCAGGCTTACGAAGCATTCCGTACATTAAAGGCCACCGCCTTGGGACAGACCCCATATGAGATCAAGTCCAAGGACAAGCTTTATGATTTCTCTAAGCAGTTAGGGGTAGATACTTCCGGTTCCGAGAAAGATGTAGCTATTAGATTGGCAGACTATCTGCAGTGGGAGCTTCATCGGGGGTATGACGAACCATCTAAAATTATTGATATATTCGCCCCGCCTCAAAGGGTTGAGCTCTGGCGTAAGCTTGCTCTTTACCCCTCCGGACCGCTTCATGAAATTAAGGATGCTACCGCCAGTTGTTTGACCAATATTGATGGAGATTATGTCTCCCTGGCACGCAAGGCGCTGCGCCTGAGTATATCCTGTATTTATGGTGCGCAAGTTGCCGGGCAGTGGGCGATAGATATCGTACTGGGGACTCCTTATCCTCACGAAGTTCAATATGACATGGGTATTTTGGACCCCGAATATGTCAACGTAGTTTTCAACGGCCACGAGCCCTTTGATGGTGCCGCATTGGTATTGAAAGCCAGGGAAGCGGAAATGCAGGAGCTGGCAAAAAAAGCTGGGGCCAAGGGATTAAGAGTGATTGGTTCAATCGAAAGCGGTCAGGAAATTGTTCAGCGATTTGAACTGGATGATGTTTTTCGCGGTTTGATTGGTAATTGGCTATTTATTGAGCCAATGCTGGCAACCGGTGCAGTAGACTTCTTTGGTATGAGCGAAAACTGCTCACCCCCTTATTTGGCACCTTATCAAGAAAAATATCAGGTCACGCTGGCATCCACTACTAGATTGGTGCGAGTACCTGGGGTAGAGAAACATTATGATTATAAACCCCAGGAGATAGAAGGCCAGGCTAAGGACATGATTATGGTAGGTGTAGAAAATTTTAAAAAGCGGAAAGGCAAAGTGAAATCTCGGGTGCCGCAAAGAATTCAAAAAGGATACTCCGGCTTCGGCGTGGAGGCGTTATTGCAGGCATTGGGCGGGTCAGTGCAACCGCTAATTGATGTAATTGCCGCGAATAAAATCAAAGGTGCGGTAGGATTAGTTAACTGTACTACTTTGGCTAATGGACCTCATGACTATATGACAACAGAACTTACCCGCGAGCTGATAAAACGTGATATCATTGTACTTTCCGGCGGCTGCGGCAACCAAGCTTTGGAGGTAGCCGGTTTTACCAGTCTTGATGCAATTGAATGGGCTGGCCCAGGACTGCAGGAAGTATGTAAGTCCTTAAATATTCCGCCGGTGCTGAGTTTTGGTACCTGTACTGACACTGGTAGAATTGCTGTGCTTGTCAGCGAACTGGCTAAGGCCCTTAATGTGGATAGTGCGGATTTGCCCGTGGCTGTAACTGCACCGCAATATATGGAGCAGAAGGCAACTATCGATGGGATATTTTCGTTGGCCTTTGGTCTATACACCCATCTTTCGCCGACCCCGCCGATTGCAGGGGGGCCCGAGCTGGTTAAGCTTCTAACAGAAGATTTGGTTGAGATTACCGGGGGTCGTGTGGCTTTGGGGGATGAACCTGATAAAGTGGCAGATGGTATCGAACAATACATTAAGGAAAGAAGAGAGCATCTGGGACTAAAAAATTAGTAAAGAGATAAGGCTGGCGTCGTGCCAGCCTTATCTCTTTATTTCGTAGTTTTATTTGTTTTCAGGTTTTCCAACAAGGAAGATTGTCCCCTGTCTTCATCTTGTTCGATTGCGCTGTTAAGACCAAATTGCTCCATTTCTTCAGCTAAAAAATTATTTTCTTGGGATTGGCCGCTTAGTTGCTGTCTAGATGTCTTGTGGTTGCCTGAAAGTTGATTAAGGTATTGATCATACGGTATTTTGCTGTTTACATTGCCTAGTTCCTTACTATGAGCTTGGCTGTCCTTTTGGATGTCTTGGACCAGTTCTTCAGTTAGTTCCTTGCTTGCCTCAGACTTAAGCTTATCATAATGTTTTTTTGGCAAAGCACATCCCTCCTTTATTGTATTATTGGAAAAAGAGGGATGGCGTATACTATTTGCGTAATTAAAAGCTAAAAAAATAGCTTTCCAAAAAAGTTTTATAATTAAAATTCCATCTGTTTAGTGGTCAAGGTCATTAGTTCTGATGAACGGGGAATACAGCGTGTAGCTTCATAATTATCGTTACCGTCTTAAAATGTCACTATCAGCCCTAATTGCTATTTTTTATAAGAGAGAGACCAATTCTCTTCCTAGAAACATCTACATCCAGCACTGTTACAGTGACGATGTCGCCGACAGCCAGCACATCCAGGGGGTGTTTTACGTAGTTATGACTCAGTTGAGATATATGGATGAGGCCGTCCTGATGGACACCAATATCTACAAAAGCACCAAAATCCACTACGTTACGAACTACTCCCTGCAGGCTCATGCCGGGGTTAATTTCCTCAAGCTCCATTACATCTTGACGGAACAACGGCGGAAAGTTATCTTCTCTTGGGTCACGACCCGGTTTCATTAATTCTTCAAAAATATCCTGGAGGGTAGGTAGTCCTACATTTAATTCAGCGGCCCATTGTTTTGGGGATAGCTGTTTCAGAGAACTATCACCTAAGATTTTCTCAAGGGGTTTGCCAAGCTGCTTAGTCAAAGACTCCACTACGGCGTAGCTTTCCGGGTGCACTGCGGTATTATCTAATGGGTTCGCGCTGTCGGGGATTCGTAAAAAACCGGCGCATTGTTCAAATGCCTTAGGACCAAGACCGCTTACCTTTTTTAACTGTTTTCTGGTGGTAAATGACCCTTCTTTTTCTCGCCAAGCGGCAATTTTTTTTGTCAAAGAAGGGGTCAGGCCTGCGACGTAGGATAGAAGCTGTGACGATGCAGTGTTAAGATTGACCCCGACGCTGTTGACACAATCTTCTACCACGCCGCCCAATTTTTCGTTAAGAGCCTTTTGATTGACATCATGCTGGTATTGGCCCACACCGATGGCCTTGGGCTCTATCTTTACCAACTCCGCCAGGGGGTCCTGCAGGCGCCGGGCGATGCTTACCGCACTGCGTAAGGATACATCCAGTTGTGGAAACTCTTCTTGAGCAATTTTCGAAGCGGAATAAACGCTGGCACCGGCTTCACTGACTATGGTATAGTTTACCGGCAAATGATGCTTTTTGATTAACTCGCTGACAAATAGTTCTGTTTCCCGGGAGGCGGTGCCGTTGCCTATTGCGAGTAGGTTAATGCTGTGCTTATTGATAAGTTTCAATAATACCTCTTCTGCCTGTGCGGTTTTATTATGGGGGGCGGTGGGGTAAATGGTATCGGTGGCCAGCACGTCGCCGGATTCGTTTATTGCTGCTACTTTGCATCCGGTGCGAAAGCCTGGGTCAATAGCCACTATTTTTTTATCCATTACCGGCGATTGCAGCAAGAGTTTATCAAGGTTTTCACCAAATATTTTGATGGCTTGGGCTTCTGCCTTGTCTTTTAGCTCAGAACGGATTTCTCGTTCCATGGACGGAAGTATTAGACGTTTTAAAGCGTCCGTAATGGCATCTTCTATGACAGCGGTTGTGGGTGAGTGTGGCTTGATAATTTTCCGAGCATAAAAAGAAGAGATTTTTTCCCGAGGGAAGTCCACATTTACTGATAAAAACCCATCCCGTTCACCACGGTTAATGGCTAAAATTCGGTGCGCAGGGATGGACATGACAGTTTCTTTGTAATCAGCGTAATCACGATATGGAGTGTCATGAACCTCTTCTTTGGCTGAAGCAGTAAGAAGAGTTTCTTTGTGAGAAAGCTGTCTTAAAATGCTGCGCAGTTCAGCATTATCTGATATCCATTCTGCAATAATATCCAGAGAACCGGCAAGGCAGTCTTCACCATTATTCAAGTCCATTTCCGGATTTATGTATTGGGCAAGTATTTCTTGGTTAAGGGGTTGATCCTGTTGGTAGATATGTTGGGCCAGGGGTTCAAGACCTTTTTCCCGGGCCTTTGCCGCTCTGGTGCTTTTTTTCTGCTTATAAGGACGATAGAGGTCCTCCAGTCGCGCAAGAGTTGTGGCTGCTTGAATCTCTTTGGTCAGCTGGGCAGTAAGTTTGCCCTGTTCTTCAATATTTTTAGCTATTTCTTCCTTCCGTTGTGTCAGTTTTTCAAGGTAGCTTACCCGCTGTTCGATATCTCTTAGAGTTTTATCATCGAGACCACCGGTCATTTCTTTGCGATATCGAGCGATAAAAGGAATGGTATTACCTTCTTTTAAGA is part of the Metallumcola ferriviriculae genome and harbors:
- the cooS gene encoding anaerobic carbon-monoxide dehydrogenase catalytic subunit — protein: MAKSKFSTDNVSVHPSVQEMYQHLKADNMSNTFDRFPAQEKIRCNFCSAGLSCQLCTNGPCRISDKTGAVLGVCGIDRNAMAMRDMLLRNVMGTATYSYQAYEAFRTLKATALGQTPYEIKSKDKLYDFSKQLGVDTSGSEKDVAIRLADYLQWELHRGYDEPSKIIDIFAPPQRVELWRKLALYPSGPLHEIKDATASCLTNIDGDYVSLARKALRLSISCIYGAQVAGQWAIDIVLGTPYPHEVQYDMGILDPEYVNVVFNGHEPFDGAALVLKAREAEMQELAKKAGAKGLRVIGSIESGQEIVQRFELDDVFRGLIGNWLFIEPMLATGAVDFFGMSENCSPPYLAPYQEKYQVTLASTTRLVRVPGVEKHYDYKPQEIEGQAKDMIMVGVENFKKRKGKVKSRVPQRIQKGYSGFGVEALLQALGGSVQPLIDVIAANKIKGAVGLVNCTTLANGPHDYMTTELTRELIKRDIIVLSGGCGNQALEVAGFTSLDAIEWAGPGLQEVCKSLNIPPVLSFGTCTDTGRIAVLVSELAKALNVDSADLPVAVTAPQYMEQKATIDGIFSLAFGLYTHLSPTPPIAGGPELVKLLTEDLVEITGGRVALGDEPDKVADGIEQYIKERREHLGLKN
- a CDS encoding Tex family protein; the protein is MINAIAAEFNLPEKKIDTVVKLLKEGNTIPFIARYRKEMTGGLDDKTLRDIEQRVSYLEKLTQRKEEIAKNIEEQGKLTAQLTKEIQAATTLARLEDLYRPYKQKKSTRAAKAREKGLEPLAQHIYQQDQPLNQEILAQYINPEMDLNNGEDCLAGSLDIIAEWISDNAELRSILRQLSHKETLLTASAKEEVHDTPYRDYADYKETVMSIPAHRILAINRGERDGFLSVNVDFPREKISSFYARKIIKPHSPTTAVIEDAITDALKRLILPSMEREIRSELKDKAEAQAIKIFGENLDKLLLQSPVMDKKIVAIDPGFRTGCKVAAINESGDVLATDTIYPTAPHNKTAQAEEVLLKLINKHSINLLAIGNGTASRETELFVSELIKKHHLPVNYTIVSEAGASVYSASKIAQEEFPQLDVSLRSAVSIARRLQDPLAELVKIEPKAIGVGQYQHDVNQKALNEKLGGVVEDCVNSVGVNLNTASSQLLSYVAGLTPSLTKKIAAWREKEGSFTTRKQLKKVSGLGPKAFEQCAGFLRIPDSANPLDNTAVHPESYAVVESLTKQLGKPLEKILGDSSLKQLSPKQWAAELNVGLPTLQDIFEELMKPGRDPREDNFPPLFRQDVMELEEINPGMSLQGVVRNVVDFGAFVDIGVHQDGLIHISQLSHNYVKHPLDVLAVGDIVTVTVLDVDVSRKRIGLSLIKNSN
- a CDS encoding histidinol-phosphatase HisJ family protein — translated: MSMKEACQAGLNKGVTEIAFTEHLDVIYPDSNLDWDFDIQKYSQTIQHMSQAYPALKIVKGVEVGLHPSGLEKSKDFTDRGEFDFIIGSIHVVGDKDMHEGEFFRNKSVNEALEEYFLTVNSLVKAYPYFNVLGHLDLVKRYLKFLDCKCGDINWHNYYDIVEDTLKELIYSGRGIELNMSGYRYGINTSHPDFNTLKLYRELGGEIITIGSDAHKPMDIGYKNIQAVELLQGAKFKYLAGFSKQIPQFYKIGS
- a CDS encoding ATP-binding protein — protein: MKAYIDQQRCDRAPSCVVKRACPTGAIVQEKGRLFAGGKVSVDEDACEGCAICTRYCPHGAIKMKQ